The Peptacetobacter hiranonis DNA window GTTCTATCATCAAGTGGCAGATGTAATGGAAAACCTTTATTAGTGTTTGTAATAGGCATTACTATTAAAAGCTTAGCAACTTTATTAAAAAAGTTATTACTAATAACAAGTGCTGGTCTAAATCCATGTTGTTCAACTCCTTTTACAGGATCTAAATCCAACTTGATTATATCGCCTCTATTAATCTTCATACTCTATAACCTCCTGCCCTACACTTTCTCCCCAATAAATTTCTGAAGGTTCATAATCTGACATATCATAATCTTTAAAAAGCTCTTCTATTGGTATAACATTTGGGCGTCTACTTTCTTTTATAACAGGTTTTAAACTTAATTTACCTTCTTGTATATCAACTTCAACTTCTTCATTTTCTCCCCAACCTAATTGATTTAATATCTCTTTTGAAAGTCTTATACCTTGGCTATTTCCCCATTTACTAACTGATAATGTTTTCATATACAACACCTCCAATAATTATATTTCTATAATAAGTATATACTTTGTATATACTTATTGTCAATATTTATTCAATAATTATTTTAAATCGTATATTATTATTTCTTAAATTCAAAAAAGACTGCTACAAAATTTTGTAACAGTCTTTTTTATATGTTTTTATTTTGGATTTTAGTTTTCTTATTTACTTAGTTTTCTTCTTTATTTGTAGATACTTCTACTTCTTCTACTGGAGCTTTTGCTTTTTCTGAATCTTCATTGTTTAGTATCCGCATGAATTCGTCCCCAGTTATTGTTTCTTTTTCAAGAAGGTAATCTGCTAATTCATGAAGTTTGTCTATGTTATCTTCAAGTATCTGAGTTGCTTTTTTGTGGCAAGCTCCAATTAAAGCTATTACCTCTTTGTCTATTTTAGCTGCTGTTTCTGATGAGCAAGCTAGTGAAGTATCTCCACCTAAGTACCGGTTGTTTAGAGTTTCAAGTGCAACCATTCCAAACTCTTCACTCATACCAAATCTAGTTATCATCGCTCTAGCTATTCTAGTAGCCTGTTCTATATCATTTGATGCCCCTGATGTGCACATATTGAAGATTATTTCTTCAGCTGCACGACCACCAGTGAATGTTGTTATCTTATCTATTGCTTCTTCCTTAGACATTAGCACTTTTTCGCCTTCTTCAACCTGCATTGTATATCCAAGTGCACCTGAAGTTCTTGGGATTATTGTTATCTTATGTACTGGTGCCGAATGTTTATTGATAGCTGCAACAAGTGCATGACCAATTTCGTGGTATGCGATAATTTTCTTTTCTTTTGGACTTATAACTGCGCCTTTTCTCTGGTAACCAGCGATTATTGTTTCAACAGCTTCTTCTAAGTCCATCTGTTCAACCTGTTTTCTACCATCTCTAACTGCTCTAAGTGCAGCTTCGTTTACTATATTTGCTAGCTCTGCACCAGATGCTCCTGATGTAGCTCTTGCAATTTCGTTGAAATCTATATTTGCATCGTATTTAACTGCTTTTGCGTGTACTTTAAGTATCGCTTCTCTACCATTTAAGTCTGGTAATTCAACGGGTACTCTTCTGTCAAATCTACCTGGTCTTAAAAGTGCTTTATCCAAACTTTCTGGTCTATTTGTAGCAGCAAGTATTACAACTCCTACTCCACCATCAAATCCATCCATTTCGCTAAGTAACTGGTTTAGAGTCTGTTCTCTTTCATCGTTTCCTCCCATACCATTAGCGCCATCTCTCTTCTTACCTATAGCATCTATTTCGTCGATGAATACTATACAAGGAGCTTTTTCTTTAGCCTGTTTGAATAAATCTCTAACTCTTGCAGCACCCATACCAACAAACATTTCTATAAATTCAGATCCTGAAATTGAGAAGAATGGTACTCCTGCTTCACCTGCAACAGCTTTAGCAAGAAGTGTTTTACCTGTACCTGGAGGTCCAACTAAAAGTGCACCCTTAGGCATCTGAGCACCTATTTCTCTATACTTAGCTGGGTTGTGAAGATAATCTACTATCTCAGTTAAAGCTTCTTTTGCTTCATCCTGACCAGCTACATCTGCAAATCTCTTTCCACTCTGTGCAGGAACATAAACCTTTGCGTTTGACTTACCAAACTGCATAGAATTTCCGCCCATTTTTTTAGAAAGATTTCTCATCATTAAATTACCTAGCATACCTAAAATTGCAAACGGCAATATCCAAGTAAGTAAGAAGTTCATAAGAGGAGAATTTTCTCTAGGAATTTCTTTGCTGAATGATACATGTTTTGCGTTTAATTTTTCAATCAACTCTGGATCATTCATATTTCCTGTTACATATATGTTTCTGTCGTCTTTTTTCTTAGGCTCTATAGCTATTTTATCGTTGTCTAAGTTAACTGTTTTTATCTCGTTTTTGTCTAACATCTGCTCGAATTTGCTGTAAGTTATCTCAACTGTTTGTCTTTCCAGCATACTTGGGAATACAAGCACATTAAGAAGCATTACGAAAAGCATCATCATAGCATAGTAATAAAAAATCGATCTCTTCGGTTTCTTTGGTTCCATATCCATACCTCCATTTTTTTATTCCTAAATTAATAAATACCCTAAATTCTTTAGGATAATCTATTTGCCTTTATTTTTTGGTATTATTTTATCAATCCAAATTATAAAAATATGCTATTTTTATTATATGTGGAATTTTGATAAGTTTTATACCGCTTTTTACTATTTTTATAAAATATTATATCTTTATTTTATCATAACACACAATTCTTAATTATAACTTAACTTTTTAAAAGTCGTCAAACTCGATTAAACTAGGTTAAACAAATCCCTATTTTTCAATGTTTATTTTGTTATTTTTTTAAAAGCCGTTAAACTAAGTTAAACTACTTTAAATAATGTTTCGTTTTTACGTCGGAAATTCCGTCGGAAGTTTTCGGAAGTATCCGGAAGTTTTAAATACTTAAAAAGTAGAAAAAAAAGACTAGAGATTATTTTCCCTAGTCTTTTTTCTAATTCTGAACCATTTTGTTTTTTTGAAAAGTTGTGTTTTATAACATCCAAAGTTTTTGTGTTAAGTTAAAAATGTTTAATGAACCTCACAGTGTCATTATTCGAAATTACCACTAAGTTATTGAGAAACCCCTTTGTCAATAAGTCTATCTACTATTTATATTATATCAATTTTTCCTTCATTATATACGGCAACTTTTTTCTTCATATTATATACAAAAAAAGAAGGCTTTTAAGCCTTCCTTCTTTCCCGTAAAAATTCGGAGTACGTGAAAAAGATTTATATTATAACACTAGAGTAAGATTGAATAATTTCATTATATCATTTCTTTTTTTATTTTTTACGGCAACTTTTACATAAAAAAAGAAGGAGCAAACGCCCCTTTCTTCTTTTGATAGATAATTTTTTATAGTATAAGAGAAAATATGTATACACCAAATATATAAAGGAAGATAAGGGATTCGAACCCTTGGACGCGTACGCCTCAACTTTAGCAAAGTTGTGTCTTAAGCCTCTCGACCAACCTTCCACATAACAAGGATGGAAGGATTTGAACCTTCGATATAGGAGTCAAAGTCCTACGCCTTAACCTCTTGGCAACACCCTTAAATTTTTAGGACGGAAGATTAACAACCGTCCTATGTAGCTTTTTTAAGAAAATAGTATTTTCCAATACATAAAATGAAAAAAGTAGTAACTATTTATATTATAATCTATATTTTATCTATGTATTCGGAAACTTTTTTCACTGTTTCAAATCTGTCTTTTCCAACTATTTTTTCTTTTGCTCCTTGAAGTAAGTTAGCAGCACCACCACCAACTACAATTAGATTATTAATTTCTTTCCCTTTCAAGCTATTTGCGTCTTTTAAAGAATAATCTTTTAATTTCCAATTAAGTATAGTCGCAGCTACCTTGTCTATATCTCCTACATAAGCTATAACTTTATCCATTTTATTATCCCTCTTTACGTATTTTTTACCTTCTAATGCGTCAGCTATTGCCCTTGCTATGTTATCTCTGTTAGATTTATAAAGCTTCACATCATCTGCGTCAGAACAGAAACAAACTTCTATTAATATTGCCTTATCAACTGTATCTTTTAAAAATCTTAATCCTGTTGTAGGTTTTGCGTGTCTATTAGTAAAACCTATTTTAGATAAGTTTTCACATACCAATTCAGCTTTTTTTCTACATTCTTCACGTCTAGCAGGTTTTTTCTTATTATCAAAATACCAAACCTCTACACCTATATTTTTTTCATTACCTTTTAGATCCTCTTTGTCAGTATCATTAAAATGTATAGAAACATTCCAATCTACAGAATGCGCATTGTGTTTAGTTTTTAATTTGTTAAGTACATCAGTCTGTCCTGTACCATTGTCTACCGTACAGTTGTTAGCATTATTTCCATCAGCTTTTAAATACTCAACAACTTTTTTAGTTTGATATCTAGCCTCAGTGGACTCTTTCATATTTAAAGTGTTGTTTACTGTTCCACAAGCTATTTTCCCGTCTGGGTTATGTCCTGCACTTATATTAAATTTCATTAGTCATTTTCCTCCTTTAGTTGCTCCAATGCAACTTTAATTGATTTTGGAATTGGTACTCCTAATTCGCTTGCATTTTCAACAACACTAAGCGATTCGTTGGCTATGTAGAAGAAACAAACAAGCGTACGGAATATATATCCATCATTTCCAATTACTCGGTCTAATATTACCGCAACTATTAATATTAGAAGTATGAATAATTTTTTGCATATTCCTCTGAAACTTGTTAAACTGTTTAAATTTTTATTCAAATACCCTTTTACAAGTCCTGTTATATAATCTACGCACATTAGTAACACAAGGCTTTTTAAAGCCAAGTCCCACCCTCCAAATAGCCATGTAAACCACGTTCCTAAAACGGCAATTCCGCCATTGAAATTATTTAAAAAATTTGTCATTCTAGTCATTTTCCAACTCCTTAACTAATTCTTCTAATTTACTTTTTAACTCTTTATACTTCTTTTCATAATCAACCTTCTCAAGCCCTCTGTACTCCTCTATAGCCTTTTCAAGTCTAGTAGCTACACTTAACACACTATCTGCCCAACTAGTCCTAGTACACCATTTTTTACCTACAGAGTATATGTCTTGTTTACCTCCACAATATCTCCAATCTGCTTTAGAGTCCCTTTTAAGATATTGCATACCTAACCTATGCCCTGCGTGGTCGATACAATCTTCTTTAGTTTCAAAGTCTTTCCCGTAATTAGGCTTACCTTGTAAGCTATCCCTTGCATCTATACCGAAGAGATTATTCTTATC harbors:
- a CDS encoding glucosaminidase domain-containing protein, with amino-acid sequence MFNKNNISGLSHTTKEELSFAVNKLKPNNALSNLTEYFLKAEKNYDINAVILLSIACLESNYGLSKLAKDKNNLFGIDARDSLQGKPNYGKDFETKEDCIDHAGHRLGMQYLKRDSKADWRYCGGKQDIYSVGKKWCTRTSWADSVLSVATRLEKAIEEYRGLEKVDYEKKYKELKSKLEELVKELEND
- a CDS encoding phage holin family protein; the encoded protein is MTRMTNFLNNFNGGIAVLGTWFTWLFGGWDLALKSLVLLMCVDYITGLVKGYLNKNLNSLTSFRGICKKLFILLILIVAVILDRVIGNDGYIFRTLVCFFYIANESLSVVENASELGVPIPKSIKVALEQLKEEND
- a CDS encoding N-acetylmuramoyl-L-alanine amidase, producing MKFNISAGHNPDGKIACGTVNNTLNMKESTEARYQTKKVVEYLKADGNNANNCTVDNGTGQTDVLNKLKTKHNAHSVDWNVSIHFNDTDKEDLKGNEKNIGVEVWYFDNKKKPARREECRKKAELVCENLSKIGFTNRHAKPTTGLRFLKDTVDKAILIEVCFCSDADDVKLYKSNRDNIARAIADALEGKKYVKRDNKMDKVIAYVGDIDKVAATILNWKLKDYSLKDANSLKGKEINNLIVVGGGAANLLQGAKEKIVGKDRFETVKKVSEYIDKI
- a CDS encoding type II toxin-antitoxin system PemK/MazF family toxin codes for the protein MKINRGDIIKLDLDPVKGVEQHGFRPALVISNNFFNKVAKLLIVMPITNTNKGFPLHLPLDDRTKTTGVILCEHARTIDPTKRNVKFIEKAPDDLVEKAIDILVSTIE
- the ftsH gene encoding ATP-dependent zinc metalloprotease FtsH; the protein is MDMEPKKPKRSIFYYYAMMMLFVMLLNVLVFPSMLERQTVEITYSKFEQMLDKNEIKTVNLDNDKIAIEPKKKDDRNIYVTGNMNDPELIEKLNAKHVSFSKEIPRENSPLMNFLLTWILPFAILGMLGNLMMRNLSKKMGGNSMQFGKSNAKVYVPAQSGKRFADVAGQDEAKEALTEIVDYLHNPAKYREIGAQMPKGALLVGPPGTGKTLLAKAVAGEAGVPFFSISGSEFIEMFVGMGAARVRDLFKQAKEKAPCIVFIDEIDAIGKKRDGANGMGGNDEREQTLNQLLSEMDGFDGGVGVVILAATNRPESLDKALLRPGRFDRRVPVELPDLNGREAILKVHAKAVKYDANIDFNEIARATSGASGAELANIVNEAALRAVRDGRKQVEQMDLEEAVETIIAGYQRKGAVISPKEKKIIAYHEIGHALVAAINKHSAPVHKITIIPRTSGALGYTMQVEEGEKVLMSKEEAIDKITTFTGGRAAEEIIFNMCTSGASNDIEQATRIARAMITRFGMSEEFGMVALETLNNRYLGGDTSLACSSETAAKIDKEVIALIGACHKKATQILEDNIDKLHELADYLLEKETITGDEFMRILNNEDSEKAKAPVEEVEVSTNKEEN
- a CDS encoding AbrB/MazE/SpoVT family DNA-binding domain-containing protein, with protein sequence MKTLSVSKWGNSQGIRLSKEILNQLGWGENEEVEVDIQEGKLSLKPVIKESRRPNVIPIEELFKDYDMSDYEPSEIYWGESVGQEVIEYED